The following proteins come from a genomic window of Rhodohalobacter sp. 614A:
- a CDS encoding prolyl oligopeptidase family serine peptidase has protein sequence MRTKKIQVGLFFFLILLVLWTVPCPSFSQNQSTLKFKEALALPMSHNYSRTAVYTDPIEWQLIHNQFEPPAEGKIVDITESGDTLQWQKVEINEEGRFSGGELRSGYLYVTIYSGADEDLVFWLNAAGHNMAYVNGVPRAGDIYGYGNVYLPFIVKKGNNDLLLRSARWGGIAIDYIVPKVEVGFLDEDLTLPSIIAGEKEPLLGAIRLVNSTKEFLEGGTIKSRLNGKEITADIPSIPPLTIRKVPFEFDPSEAGTGSESVDVELELTFKGRQVDETTIQVSVGQPDQHYSRTFISNIDGSVQYYGVAPQQNDNKENSALFLSVHGAGVEAIGQARAYDAKDWGTLVTPTNRRPRGFNWEDWGRMDALEVFEIAKEEFKPDPQRIYLTGHSMGGHGTWYLGATYPGNWAAIAPAAGYPSLRMYGSHDGTVPSDQDRPPMEKMLLRSSNPADVMSLIPNYKAHGVYILHGDADRVVPVEFARTMREGLGKFHSDFAYYEYPGGSHWYGDESVDWPPMFEFFRNHTIKPSEETDDIQFITANPGISHKFKWASVDQQLKSLELSRFDLKRNKEENSIGGTTENIARLTFDLSSFENGETVKIKLDESDTLEVSVPGSKTVSFTRNGSVWGEAGELSAKEKGPHRSGGFKEAFQHNMVFVYGTAGNREEDQANYNKARYDIETWYYRGNGAVDMIPDRDFDPEEYKDRGVILYGNSDTNSAWDDLLEESPIQVTRNAIKVGNQTFEGDDLGALFLYPRSDSDVASVAVISGTGLKGMKATAANQYFAGGSGFPDFFIFKSSMLKDGENSVIGAGFFDNQWKLDSGNAVFQIISN, from the coding sequence ATGAGAACAAAAAAAATTCAGGTCGGGTTATTTTTCTTCCTGATTCTCCTCGTCTTATGGACTGTGCCCTGCCCATCCTTTAGTCAGAATCAGAGTACCTTAAAGTTCAAAGAAGCCTTGGCTCTGCCGATGAGCCATAACTATTCGCGGACGGCAGTTTACACCGACCCTATAGAATGGCAGTTGATTCACAACCAATTTGAACCGCCTGCGGAAGGAAAAATCGTGGATATCACGGAGTCAGGCGATACGCTACAGTGGCAAAAAGTTGAAATAAATGAGGAAGGGCGGTTTTCTGGCGGGGAATTACGTTCGGGTTACCTCTATGTCACTATCTATTCCGGTGCTGACGAAGACCTAGTTTTTTGGCTCAATGCAGCTGGCCATAATATGGCATATGTAAACGGAGTTCCGCGAGCAGGCGATATTTATGGCTATGGAAATGTCTATCTGCCGTTTATCGTAAAAAAGGGCAACAACGACCTTTTGTTAAGAAGTGCCCGGTGGGGTGGAATAGCTATAGATTATATTGTGCCAAAAGTGGAAGTTGGTTTTTTGGATGAGGATTTGACCCTGCCTTCAATTATCGCGGGTGAGAAGGAACCACTGCTGGGCGCTATTCGACTGGTAAACAGTACCAAGGAATTTCTTGAAGGAGGGACAATAAAGAGTCGATTGAATGGTAAAGAAATCACGGCTGATATCCCGTCCATTCCCCCGCTGACAATACGTAAAGTGCCCTTTGAATTCGATCCTTCAGAAGCAGGTACGGGTTCTGAGTCTGTGGATGTTGAACTTGAACTGACTTTCAAAGGCAGGCAGGTGGATGAAACTACAATCCAGGTTAGCGTAGGCCAGCCCGATCAACATTACAGCCGAACTTTTATCAGCAATATCGATGGAAGTGTTCAGTACTACGGTGTAGCTCCCCAGCAAAATGACAATAAAGAGAATAGTGCGTTGTTCTTGTCTGTACACGGTGCCGGAGTGGAGGCTATTGGCCAGGCGCGTGCATACGATGCCAAAGACTGGGGTACGCTTGTTACGCCAACAAACCGAAGGCCGCGTGGCTTTAACTGGGAAGATTGGGGACGAATGGATGCTCTTGAAGTTTTTGAAATTGCGAAAGAAGAGTTCAAGCCAGATCCTCAGCGAATTTATCTAACGGGGCACTCCATGGGAGGACACGGAACCTGGTACCTGGGTGCAACCTATCCCGGTAATTGGGCGGCAATTGCTCCCGCTGCTGGGTATCCTTCGCTTCGAATGTATGGATCCCATGATGGAACTGTTCCATCTGACCAGGATCGCCCACCGATGGAAAAAATGTTGTTGCGTTCCAGCAATCCTGCAGATGTGATGAGCTTGATTCCCAATTATAAAGCGCATGGCGTTTACATACTTCATGGCGATGCGGACCGGGTAGTACCCGTAGAATTTGCACGAACGATGCGGGAGGGATTAGGGAAATTTCATTCTGATTTTGCATATTACGAATATCCCGGAGGGTCTCACTGGTATGGAGATGAAAGTGTCGACTGGCCCCCAATGTTTGAATTTTTCAGAAATCACACTATTAAGCCATCAGAAGAAACGGACGATATTCAGTTTATTACTGCGAACCCTGGAATTTCTCACAAATTTAAATGGGCTTCAGTTGATCAGCAGCTCAAGTCGCTTGAGTTAAGCCGGTTTGATCTGAAAAGAAATAAAGAGGAAAACAGTATCGGCGGTACAACTGAAAATATTGCAAGATTAACATTCGACCTGAGCTCTTTTGAGAACGGCGAAACCGTTAAAATTAAACTTGATGAAAGCGATACGCTTGAAGTTTCGGTGCCGGGCTCCAAAACTGTTTCGTTCACCCGAAATGGATCTGTTTGGGGTGAAGCAGGCGAACTGTCCGCCAAAGAAAAAGGCCCCCATCGTTCCGGCGGTTTTAAAGAGGCATTTCAACACAATATGGTGTTCGTTTACGGGACGGCGGGAAACAGGGAGGAAGATCAAGCCAATTACAACAAGGCCCGCTATGATATCGAAACCTGGTACTATCGCGGAAACGGTGCTGTGGATATGATTCCTGATCGGGATTTTGATCCCGAAGAATATAAAGACCGGGGAGTAATTCTTTACGGCAACAGCGATACAAACTCAGCATGGGATGATCTTTTGGAGGAAAGCCCAATCCAGGTTACCCGTAATGCGATCAAGGTTGGAAATCAAACATTTGAAGGCGACGATTTAGGTGCGTTATTCCTCTACCCAAGGTCCGATAGCGACGTGGCAAGCGTAGCGGTTATCAGCGGAACCGGGTTAAAAGGAATGAAAGCCACGGCGGCCAACCAATATTTTGCCGGCGGAAGCGGATTCCCGGATTTCTTCATCTTTAAATCATCCATGCTGAAAGATGGAGAAAATTCCGTGATCGGCGCAGGCTTTTTTGATAACCAGTGGAAGCTGGATTCCGGAAACGCTGTATTCCAGATTATTTCCAATTGA
- a CDS encoding SusD/RagB family nutrient-binding outer membrane lipoprotein, translating to MKKLIFLLAVIVFTAMMNSCTDDFAAINEDPAQINNPNPAHLFTESIYQMDHYKYTEWFYDNYQYFLRWNQSVVSINGNGAQFNDVGAVGNRYTQTYFISRNLFEIRRIIDNMGTDDQVTRTHMRAITYIPAVLQGIRATDLYGSMPWSEAMQGRYENNYTPKYDTQSELYEQWLNELDGAIDVLMGDESGQLDFGQQDFIYQGDSKKWARVANSLKLRIAVRVENKDPQWAQEIINDVLGSPAGIIETRDEEFVWAPSGEYTGEAHDFAGNPSAAINFMTKLVELQDPRTHFYFEPNDFDQDAVDTFVAEERALPGWINPEEPVIRWDRYRGGPASPAMANTYPWYGSYTDAEGNGYNQLSHINRRFFNPGYDNGTGYYKDALVSAGEIALYIAEFIEKGYVTGQGSAQEWYEKGVRASIETVDDIARVAQIYDYDEVRLEGGQIDEYLAQDEVALNGIDNLEKIYFQQYINFFRYPTEQFALVRRTGFPSKNGNILMWETITTGGNELPIPRRFPINEPDNEINKSNFLSAMQSLGWTFSGSDYNKGRILNQERVWWDENNPDFGTGNF from the coding sequence ATGAAAAAACTAATTTTTTTATTGGCTGTCATCGTATTTACAGCGATGATGAATTCATGTACGGATGATTTTGCCGCCATTAATGAGGATCCGGCACAAATCAACAATCCGAACCCGGCTCATTTGTTTACGGAGTCCATTTATCAGATGGATCATTACAAATATACCGAGTGGTTTTATGATAACTACCAATATTTCCTTCGATGGAACCAGTCCGTGGTGAGTATCAATGGAAACGGGGCTCAATTCAATGATGTGGGTGCTGTGGGTAATCGTTATACACAAACCTACTTTATTTCAAGGAATTTGTTTGAAATACGACGAATCATTGACAATATGGGAACTGACGATCAGGTCACACGAACTCATATGCGGGCCATAACCTACATTCCCGCTGTTTTACAAGGGATTCGGGCAACGGATCTATACGGCTCCATGCCATGGAGTGAAGCCATGCAGGGGCGATATGAAAACAATTATACTCCCAAGTACGACACTCAGTCAGAACTTTACGAGCAGTGGCTGAATGAGCTGGATGGTGCCATTGACGTTCTCATGGGCGATGAATCCGGCCAGCTTGATTTTGGGCAGCAGGATTTTATCTACCAGGGAGATTCAAAAAAGTGGGCGAGAGTTGCAAACTCACTGAAATTGAGAATTGCAGTTCGCGTTGAAAACAAAGACCCGCAATGGGCACAGGAAATCATAAATGATGTACTCGGCAGTCCGGCCGGAATTATCGAAACCCGGGATGAAGAGTTTGTATGGGCTCCTTCGGGCGAGTATACCGGCGAAGCCCACGACTTTGCCGGGAACCCTTCCGCAGCGATCAATTTTATGACCAAGCTTGTGGAACTGCAGGACCCAAGAACCCATTTCTATTTTGAGCCGAATGATTTCGATCAGGATGCGGTAGATACCTTTGTGGCAGAAGAAAGAGCGTTGCCCGGCTGGATTAATCCTGAAGAACCTGTTATCCGTTGGGATCGGTACAGAGGGGGGCCGGCAAGCCCTGCTATGGCAAATACATATCCATGGTACGGAAGCTATACCGATGCAGAAGGAAACGGCTATAATCAGCTATCTCATATCAACAGACGGTTCTTTAATCCCGGGTATGATAATGGAACAGGCTACTATAAAGATGCACTTGTATCTGCTGGAGAAATTGCTCTTTACATAGCTGAATTCATTGAAAAAGGATACGTTACCGGACAAGGATCAGCCCAGGAATGGTATGAAAAAGGAGTTCGTGCATCCATCGAAACAGTGGATGATATTGCCCGCGTTGCACAGATTTACGATTACGATGAAGTGCGACTGGAAGGCGGTCAAATTGACGAGTACCTTGCACAGGATGAAGTAGCTCTTAACGGAATAGATAATCTCGAAAAGATTTACTTCCAGCAATACATCAATTTCTTCCGGTATCCAACGGAACAATTTGCTTTGGTGAGAAGAACTGGCTTTCCAAGCAAGAATGGCAATATCCTGATGTGGGAAACGATAACTACCGGTGGCAATGAGCTTCCAATTCCCAGACGTTTCCCTATTAATGAACCAGATAATGAAATTAATAAGTCTAACTTTCTTAGTGCTATGCAAAGTCTGGGTTGGACTTTCAGCGGTAGTGATTATAACAAAGGAAGGATTTTAAACCAAGAACGCGTGTGGTGGGATGAAAACAATCCCGACTTTGGAACTGGAAACTTTTAA
- a CDS encoding SusC/RagA family TonB-linked outer membrane protein, translated as MRQNRYFRLFSLCVLLLFVLNIPANAQQRTLTGTVTFTEDGSVLPGVNVLVVGTQRGTVTDVDGFYTLQIPEGAEQIRFSFIGMKPQVLAIPTSDVLDVVMEAESSAMDALVVTALGIERQKRTIGYSSTALTGDNVTLSSAINPVDALQGRVSGVDIQQTDGGTFGGSRITLRGNSVLGSNNQPIFVVDGVVYDNQVSGGSQWSVGGDDWGNQLKNLNPDEFESVTVLKGAAATALYGSRAINGVVEITTKKGSARPGIGVRFSQRIHIKDPYDGPAFQNEYGPGTIPGAASGLEHPFNVGNEFYMDSEGRPYYQRTDLSYGPRMDGNTMVLDLDGQTMIPNNPTPDNFLDLYERGFYSNTNLQFDGGNETTTFLVSGTNTAETGTTPNNDFNRSAIFSRVTHEMNDFISADVGLSYSHAKAKNPPRADFQQSFITSSFFRNYDTDKWEDLYMADHGGVPSTDYGDPLGSVPGLGSFFTLYENDYERIEETLRLTTKVRFDIADWFNINLDGYINNYYIKSEDKELGQGFANSGGLYALGHERREEYDGKVFFNFLGQLTEDLFGSLTLGAEHLNAEASSTRSNTEGGLTVPGQYFLDNSINTPTARADIFGTKQLNSVLSYANLEYKNQLFLNITGRNDWTSTLTYSDGSGNNSYFYPSASLSWLATQTFELPDFVSYAQLRLSYAEVGNDYDIYSINPGFSHQGNLQSLTGQNLVRVGYTDHKVPNLDLQPERKKAWELGADIRLLDERIGLDVTWYKENTINQILEIPVPYETGVESQLINAGNIQNQGIEIALNTRIIETTDLRWGIDLTYTRNRNKIKSLHEDISRYNLYESATYGNTRVGTVAFVGEEWGVLYSDSAPAIDWDEENQEGTKKKLLNWTSAYRSAYYVRSGEQEEVGNMNPDFLGSISSDLYYKGFSLSVLLDLKIGGDVVNYVGRYGVAYGNLESSLEYRDEEHGGVTWTSKYDGITYHDGVIPDGVFVDGTTIDGVDVGGMTYQAAYDQGLVEPTHAGGWHYWNNSWGSGVINENVVHENSYIGIREITLGYDLPVQITEKLQVSNLRVSVFGRDLGFLYKTMPDNIHPFSVRSTDAGAAHVWGVMPYVRTLGVNLDIEF; from the coding sequence ATGCGACAAAATAGATACTTTAGACTGTTCAGTTTGTGCGTGCTTTTGTTGTTTGTACTTAACATTCCAGCAAATGCACAACAACGAACTTTAACAGGAACGGTAACATTTACCGAAGATGGCTCAGTGTTACCGGGCGTAAACGTTTTAGTGGTTGGAACCCAAAGAGGTACCGTAACAGACGTTGACGGATTTTATACACTACAAATACCCGAAGGGGCAGAACAGATACGGTTCTCATTTATCGGGATGAAGCCACAGGTTTTGGCCATTCCCACAAGTGATGTGTTGGATGTGGTAATGGAAGCCGAGTCGAGCGCCATGGATGCACTGGTGGTTACAGCACTTGGTATTGAACGGCAAAAAAGAACTATTGGATACTCCTCGACTGCATTAACAGGAGATAATGTTACACTTTCATCTGCTATTAACCCAGTAGATGCACTTCAGGGCAGGGTTTCCGGGGTGGATATTCAACAGACAGACGGTGGTACTTTTGGCGGTAGCCGTATAACCCTTCGTGGCAATTCTGTTTTGGGATCTAATAACCAGCCTATATTTGTAGTGGACGGCGTTGTTTATGACAACCAGGTTTCGGGGGGGTCTCAGTGGTCTGTTGGTGGTGATGACTGGGGTAACCAACTTAAAAACCTAAATCCAGATGAATTTGAATCTGTAACGGTTCTGAAAGGAGCTGCTGCTACCGCTCTGTACGGTTCACGCGCCATTAACGGTGTTGTGGAAATTACAACTAAGAAAGGTTCTGCACGGCCTGGTATCGGGGTACGGTTTAGTCAGCGGATTCACATAAAAGATCCTTATGACGGACCAGCATTTCAAAATGAATATGGACCCGGAACCATACCCGGTGCAGCAAGTGGTTTAGAGCATCCGTTTAATGTTGGCAATGAATTTTATATGGATTCTGAAGGCCGTCCCTATTATCAAAGAACGGACCTGTCTTATGGTCCACGAATGGATGGAAATACCATGGTTTTGGACCTTGACGGTCAAACAATGATCCCCAACAATCCAACTCCGGATAACTTTCTTGATCTGTACGAGCGTGGATTTTACAGCAACACAAACCTTCAGTTTGATGGGGGTAACGAAACCACAACCTTCTTGGTTTCCGGTACAAATACCGCAGAAACGGGAACAACTCCAAACAACGACTTCAACAGATCAGCTATTTTTTCTAGGGTTACTCATGAGATGAATGATTTTATCAGCGCGGATGTAGGCCTGAGTTACTCTCATGCGAAAGCAAAAAATCCGCCTCGCGCTGATTTTCAGCAGTCATTCATTACTTCCTCATTTTTCAGAAATTATGACACAGACAAATGGGAAGATCTTTATATGGCCGACCACGGTGGAGTACCATCCACAGATTATGGAGATCCACTTGGGTCTGTTCCGGGTTTAGGCAGCTTCTTTACACTCTATGAAAACGATTATGAACGGATTGAAGAAACACTTCGGCTTACTACAAAAGTTCGATTTGATATTGCTGATTGGTTTAATATTAACTTGGATGGCTACATCAATAATTATTACATAAAAAGTGAAGACAAAGAACTTGGGCAAGGCTTTGCAAATTCCGGAGGTCTCTATGCTCTTGGCCACGAAAGACGGGAAGAGTACGACGGAAAAGTGTTCTTTAACTTTTTAGGACAGCTGACTGAAGACCTTTTTGGATCATTAACGCTCGGTGCCGAGCATTTGAATGCGGAAGCTTCGTCTACCCGTTCAAATACCGAAGGAGGATTAACCGTGCCGGGTCAATATTTCCTTGACAATAGTATCAATACACCAACAGCGAGGGCTGACATTTTTGGAACCAAGCAGCTCAACTCTGTATTAAGTTACGCCAACCTTGAGTATAAAAACCAGCTTTTCCTGAATATTACAGGTAGAAATGACTGGACCTCAACATTGACCTATTCAGATGGATCTGGAAATAACAGCTATTTCTATCCGTCTGCAAGCTTGTCATGGCTGGCAACTCAAACGTTCGAGCTGCCTGACTTTGTATCGTACGCACAGCTTCGTCTTTCTTATGCCGAAGTTGGAAACGACTACGATATTTACTCAATCAACCCGGGCTTTTCTCACCAAGGTAACTTACAATCGTTAACCGGACAAAACCTTGTTCGTGTTGGTTATACAGACCATAAGGTACCAAACCTGGATTTACAACCGGAACGCAAAAAAGCATGGGAACTTGGCGCAGACATTCGATTGCTTGATGAAAGAATCGGCTTGGATGTAACTTGGTACAAAGAGAATACCATCAATCAAATTCTTGAAATACCTGTACCGTACGAAACGGGTGTAGAATCGCAACTGATTAATGCCGGAAACATTCAAAATCAGGGTATTGAAATCGCTCTTAATACACGAATTATTGAAACCACTGATTTGAGATGGGGAATAGATCTTACCTATACCCGAAACAGGAATAAAATCAAATCCCTGCACGAAGACATTAGCCGGTATAATCTGTATGAAAGTGCAACCTACGGAAATACCCGGGTTGGAACCGTTGCCTTTGTAGGCGAAGAGTGGGGCGTGCTCTACTCCGACTCCGCTCCTGCAATAGACTGGGATGAAGAGAATCAAGAAGGAACTAAAAAGAAACTTCTTAACTGGACTAGTGCCTATCGCTCGGCTTACTATGTACGATCTGGGGAACAAGAAGAAGTTGGGAACATGAACCCTGACTTTCTTGGTAGTATTTCATCAGACCTGTACTACAAAGGATTTAGTCTCAGCGTATTGCTGGATCTTAAAATTGGCGGGGACGTTGTAAACTATGTAGGCCGATACGGTGTAGCCTATGGCAATCTCGAATCATCCCTGGAATACCGCGACGAAGAACACGGTGGTGTTACATGGACCTCCAAGTATGACGGAATCACCTATCATGACGGTGTAATTCCCGATGGAGTTTTTGTGGATGGTACCACTATCGACGGAGTAGATGTTGGTGGAATGACCTACCAGGCTGCTTACGATCAAGGATTGGTTGAACCGACGCATGCCGGTGGCTGGCATTATTGGAATAATTCGTGGGGCTCCGGTGTGATTAACGAAAATGTAGTTCATGAAAATTCCTATATCGGAATTCGGGAAATTACGCTTGGCTACGATCTGCCAGTCCAGATTACAGAGAAACTGCAGGTAAGTAATTTGAGAGTTTCTGTATTTGGCCGAGACCTTGGTTTCCTCTACAAAACCATGCCCGATAATATTCATCCGTTTTCAGTACGAAGCACGGATGCCGGTGCTGCACACGTATGGGGAGTGATGCCATATGTAAGAACACTTGGTGTAAACCTGGATATCGAATTTTAA
- the kbl gene encoding glycine C-acetyltransferase, translated as MYTFLKDNLRDELDQIKKDGLYKDERVITTPQGAVIKTTQGKEVINFCANNYLGLSSHPRVIEAAKKTVDEYGYGMSSVRFICGTQTIHKELEEKIAEFLGMEDAILYAAAFDANGGVFEPLLGPEDAIISDQLNHASIIDGVRLCKAQRYVYKHNDMNDLEEKLKEASDVRTKVIATDGVFSMDGTIAQLDKICDLADKYDALVMSDECHSTGFVGKTGRGVHEYRDVMGRIDIITGTLGKALGGASGGFTASHKEVVEILRQRSRPYLFSNTLAPAITGASIEVLNLLSETTELRDKLESNTTYFREKMTDAGFDIKPGSHPIVPVMLYEAKLAQDFAEKLLEKGIYVIGFFYPVVPKGQARIRVQLSAAHEKEHLDQAVEAFSEIGQELGVIS; from the coding sequence ATGTACACATTTTTAAAAGACAACCTGCGCGACGAATTGGATCAGATCAAGAAAGACGGACTCTATAAAGACGAACGGGTCATTACCACTCCGCAGGGTGCAGTTATCAAAACCACTCAGGGAAAAGAGGTTATCAATTTTTGTGCAAATAATTATCTCGGTCTTTCTTCTCATCCACGGGTGATTGAAGCCGCGAAAAAGACCGTTGATGAGTATGGATATGGGATGTCTTCTGTACGATTTATTTGCGGAACCCAAACCATTCACAAAGAACTTGAAGAGAAAATCGCTGAATTCCTGGGAATGGAAGATGCCATTCTTTACGCGGCGGCATTTGATGCAAACGGCGGCGTTTTTGAACCGCTTTTGGGACCTGAGGATGCGATTATTTCCGACCAACTTAATCATGCCTCCATTATTGACGGCGTCCGGTTGTGCAAAGCTCAGCGATATGTGTACAAGCACAACGACATGAATGACCTTGAGGAGAAATTGAAAGAAGCCTCGGATGTCCGAACCAAAGTGATTGCTACCGACGGTGTTTTCTCGATGGATGGAACCATTGCCCAACTGGACAAAATTTGTGATCTGGCTGATAAATATGACGCTTTGGTAATGTCTGACGAATGCCACTCCACAGGATTTGTCGGAAAAACCGGCCGCGGCGTTCATGAGTACAGAGATGTAATGGGACGCATTGATATCATCACCGGAACATTGGGCAAGGCTCTTGGCGGGGCTTCAGGTGGATTTACCGCATCACACAAAGAAGTTGTTGAAATTCTTCGCCAGAGATCACGTCCGTATCTGTTTTCAAATACACTTGCGCCGGCGATTACCGGAGCCTCAATTGAAGTGCTCAACCTGCTCAGTGAAACAACCGAACTGCGGGATAAACTTGAATCCAACACCACATATTTCAGAGAAAAAATGACCGATGCAGGATTCGATATCAAGCCGGGATCACATCCCATTGTACCGGTAATGTTATACGAAGCGAAACTGGCCCAAGACTTCGCCGAAAAACTTCTTGAGAAAGGCATTTACGTCATCGGATTTTTCTATCCGGTTGTACCCAAAGGCCAAGCCCGAATTCGCGTTCAGCTTTCCGCAGCCCACGAAAAAGAGCATTTGGATCAGGCGGTTGAAGCGTTTTCGGAAATTGGACAGGAACTTGGAGTGATCAGTTAG
- a CDS encoding four helix bundle protein gives MGEGYRKRQYPKYFVNKISDADMENTETQISLDFAESCGYIEPELNTKLRKKSEEVGGLLNHMIHHPEKYRRKSSGS, from the coding sequence ATCGGTGAGGGATACCGGAAAAGGCAGTATCCCAAATACTTTGTCAATAAAATCAGTGATGCAGACATGGAAAATACCGAAACTCAAATATCACTCGATTTCGCTGAATCTTGCGGATATATTGAACCTGAGTTGAATACGAAACTTCGCAAGAAGTCAGAAGAAGTTGGAGGGTTGTTAAATCACATGATACACCATCCTGAAAAGTACCGAAGAAAATCATCTGGGTCTTAA
- a CDS encoding NAD-dependent epimerase/dehydratase family protein yields MSKILITGACGQLGSELTSELRRIHGNDQVIASDISEPNDRLGEGPFEQLDVLDESKIKEIVDKYEIKIIYHLAALLSANAEKNIYLGWKLNVNGLLNVLEVAKDKSLEKIFWPSSIAVFGPDAKKKGTPQNSACNPTTVYGISKMAGEQWCAYYHRKFGVDVRSLRYPGLIGYKAMPGGGTTDYAVDIYHKAIKGEPFECFLEKDTKLPMMYMQDAVKATIMLMNAPAEKISVRTSYNIGAISFSPEEIAESIKQKLPDFEIQYNPDHRQDIASTWPDSIDDSAARTDWKWKPGFDLDNMTADILKHLPEFWDLDVPDTINVDKI; encoded by the coding sequence ATGAGCAAGATCTTAATAACCGGCGCGTGCGGACAACTCGGGAGTGAACTTACGTCCGAGCTTCGGCGGATCCATGGAAATGATCAGGTGATTGCATCGGACATTTCTGAACCGAATGACCGACTTGGTGAAGGACCATTTGAGCAGCTGGATGTACTGGATGAATCCAAAATCAAAGAGATTGTCGACAAGTACGAGATCAAAATCATTTATCATCTTGCCGCACTTCTGTCTGCCAATGCAGAAAAAAATATCTATCTGGGGTGGAAGCTGAATGTGAACGGGCTTTTGAATGTGCTGGAAGTTGCAAAAGACAAATCTTTGGAAAAGATTTTCTGGCCGAGCTCGATTGCCGTTTTTGGTCCGGATGCAAAGAAAAAAGGCACTCCGCAAAACAGTGCATGTAATCCCACAACGGTTTATGGAATCAGCAAGATGGCCGGGGAGCAGTGGTGTGCGTATTATCATCGAAAATTTGGGGTGGATGTGCGAAGTCTTCGGTATCCCGGTCTGATTGGGTATAAAGCAATGCCCGGCGGCGGCACAACCGATTATGCTGTGGATATTTACCACAAAGCGATTAAAGGCGAACCGTTCGAATGTTTTCTCGAGAAAGACACCAAACTCCCCATGATGTACATGCAAGATGCCGTAAAAGCTACCATCATGTTGATGAATGCACCAGCTGAGAAGATTTCAGTTCGAACCAGTTACAATATCGGTGCGATTAGTTTTTCTCCGGAGGAAATTGCCGAATCGATCAAACAGAAACTTCCCGATTTCGAGATTCAGTACAATCCCGATCATAGACAAGATATCGCATCCACGTGGCCCGACAGTATCGACGATTCCGCCGCACGAACCGATTGGAAATGGAAACCCGGTTTTGATCTCGACAACATGACAGCCGACATTCTTAAGCATCTGCCGGAATTTTGGGATTTGGATGTACCGGACACGATAAATGTGGATAAAATATAA